A region from the Thermus thermamylovorans genome encodes:
- a CDS encoding type IV secretory system conjugative DNA transfer family protein, whose amino-acid sequence MEAASLFETPRPLKALRALGFLLFLATLGLVFYLGARGALEAANALAEAGWDQAVGRPGARGLEFATACMLNVATPCGGEFNRLWAARLNYDLLRLVLVLGFVGGLAPFVYSPARPRKLPGQGRWATERDLEPYLNPKGVGWYGQLGKRPLRVSEGQRVAHTLVVGKPGHGKTSGYYLPNLLLDAKDGWTAIVYDLKYPDREGLMEAMTYYAHHGRAVYPFTPWGERSYRINFLEGAEDITQAKLIAEIFVPRNPKVPDSKEFYPGLERTLLQALIHAEGVEGRYSLAHVYRVLGDGVAGLKAYVEVRPYLQVELKTLLEMRQDQLAGILNGARNRLSIWLDPGLAAATEPGPMEVPWAKVFSEPSLVYIGVPQELIGDNASGYVLLKLLKRIVDLKTLQHANRNGGRLKVPVSVYWDEFPNFGFLPGIKENLGTMRSRRVAYHIAVQNTDQGRAVYGEEWEAIEGTFAQRVYFLSGLSDNDAARLSEVLGETSVMQEVRGVSRRGLLPIPTSRTVGEREVARPLLSPEEMRTAPKGEAVVLLEGAPPARMNLFGMWRKEHLLHRLWKKAREARVEEAGFPLPRTRGPVSLPASASPEGEAAPWSRDPSRPESLLLYLEALTRRVPEFKRHYRGSETLRLDLRLPEGFPTPEPAWVKLGWCELEGEPVRLSLTREALEAIQGADRAGYWALVRWCRVVEWWKKVHREEPVPEVLTLPKEEAERVLMERLCGEAVEVKEDEVLVRPSLGLAGLLCPRPGNVHPGGGGGGVAAGHGGGPGAGGGPGPEAPGGGPERGDGEGRGEGVPAHHG is encoded by the coding sequence GTGGAGGCCGCTTCCCTCTTCGAGACCCCACGCCCCCTCAAGGCCCTTCGGGCTTTGGGGTTCCTCCTCTTCCTCGCCACCCTGGGCCTCGTCTTCTACCTGGGGGCGCGGGGGGCCCTCGAGGCGGCGAACGCCCTGGCCGAGGCGGGCTGGGACCAGGCCGTGGGCAGGCCCGGGGCGAGGGGCCTGGAGTTCGCCACCGCCTGCATGCTCAACGTGGCCACCCCGTGCGGAGGCGAGTTCAATCGGCTCTGGGCGGCCCGGCTCAACTACGACCTCCTCCGGCTCGTCCTGGTCCTGGGGTTCGTGGGGGGCCTCGCCCCCTTCGTCTACAGCCCCGCGAGGCCCAGGAAACTCCCGGGGCAGGGGCGGTGGGCCACGGAGAGGGACCTCGAGCCCTACCTCAACCCCAAGGGTGTGGGCTGGTACGGCCAGCTCGGGAAGAGGCCCCTCCGGGTCTCCGAGGGCCAGCGGGTGGCCCACACCCTGGTGGTGGGGAAGCCGGGGCACGGGAAGACCTCGGGGTACTACCTGCCCAACCTCCTCCTGGACGCCAAGGACGGGTGGACGGCCATCGTCTACGACCTGAAGTACCCGGACCGGGAAGGCCTCATGGAGGCCATGACCTACTACGCCCACCACGGGCGGGCCGTCTACCCCTTCACCCCGTGGGGGGAAAGGTCCTACCGCATCAACTTCCTGGAGGGGGCCGAGGACATCACCCAGGCCAAGCTCATCGCCGAGATCTTCGTGCCCCGGAACCCTAAGGTCCCGGACTCCAAGGAGTTCTACCCGGGCCTCGAGCGGACCCTGCTCCAGGCCCTGATCCACGCCGAGGGGGTGGAGGGGCGGTACTCCCTGGCCCACGTCTACCGGGTCCTGGGGGACGGGGTGGCCGGGCTCAAGGCCTACGTGGAGGTGCGGCCCTACCTGCAGGTGGAACTCAAGACCCTCCTGGAGATGCGGCAGGACCAGCTGGCGGGGATCCTGAACGGGGCCCGGAACCGCCTCTCCATCTGGCTGGACCCGGGCCTCGCCGCCGCCACGGAGCCCGGGCCCATGGAGGTCCCCTGGGCGAAGGTTTTCTCCGAGCCCAGCCTGGTCTACATCGGCGTGCCCCAGGAGCTCATCGGGGACAACGCCTCGGGGTACGTGCTCCTCAAGCTCCTGAAGCGCATCGTGGACCTGAAGACCCTCCAGCACGCTAACCGGAACGGGGGCAGGCTCAAGGTGCCCGTGAGCGTCTACTGGGACGAGTTCCCCAACTTCGGCTTCCTCCCCGGGATCAAGGAGAACCTGGGCACCATGCGCTCCCGGAGGGTGGCCTACCACATCGCCGTGCAGAACACGGACCAGGGGCGGGCCGTCTACGGGGAGGAGTGGGAGGCCATAGAGGGCACCTTCGCCCAGCGGGTCTACTTCCTCTCCGGCCTCTCCGACAACGACGCCGCCCGCCTCTCGGAGGTCCTGGGGGAGACCTCGGTGATGCAGGAGGTGCGGGGGGTGAGCCGGAGGGGCCTTCTCCCCATCCCCACGAGCCGAACCGTGGGGGAGCGGGAGGTGGCCCGGCCCCTCCTCTCCCCGGAGGAGATGCGCACCGCCCCTAAGGGGGAGGCGGTGGTCCTGCTGGAGGGCGCTCCTCCGGCCCGCATGAACCTCTTCGGCATGTGGCGGAAGGAACACCTCCTGCACCGCCTCTGGAAGAAGGCGCGGGAGGCGCGGGTGGAGGAGGCGGGCTTCCCCCTTCCCCGGACGCGGGGGCCCGTCTCCCTCCCCGCCTCCGCTTCGCCCGAAGGGGAGGCCGCCCCCTGGAGCCGGGACCCCTCGAGGCCCGAAAGCCTCCTCCTCTACCTGGAGGCCCTCACCCGGCGGGTGCCCGAGTTCAAGCGGCACTACCGGGGCTCGGAGACCCTCCGCCTGGACCTCCGCCTCCCCGAGGGCTTCCCCACCCCCGAGCCCGCCTGGGTGAAGCTCGGCTGGTGCGAGCTGGAGGGGGAGCCCGTGCGCCTCTCCCTCACCCGGGAGGCCCTCGAGGCCATCCAGGGGGCGGACCGGGCCGGGTACTGGGCGCTGGTGCGCTGGTGCCGGGTGGTGGAGTGGTGGAAGAAGGTTCACCGGGAGGAGCCCGTGCCCGAGGTCCTCACCCTCCCCAAGGAGGAGGCGGAGCGGGTCCTCATGGAAAGGCTTTGCGGCGAAGCGGTGGAGGTGAAGGAGGATGAGGTCCTGGTTCGTCCCAGTCTTGGCCTCGCTGGCCTCCTCTGCCCTAGGCCAGGGAACGTACACCCCGGAGGAGGCGGCGGAGGTGTTGCGGCGGGCCACGGGGGAGGTCCTGGTGCAGGTGGCGGTCCTGGACCTGAAGCCCCTGGCGGAGGCCCTGAGAGAGGCGATGGTGAAGGGAGGGGTGAAGGTGTACCTGCTCACCACGGATAG
- a CDS encoding S-layer homology domain-containing protein codes for MRRVALATLLLAGSVKAQMADVPPGHWAEGAVRALLEKGVLTGFPDGTFRGNQAVNRYQAAVLLYRAYLTWTEEVLARVRKALEEAGAAPERIAELYGQVADLLEVVPEVRRALEDQGVRLEAMEKDLEEVRQALLTALEAQAALKDLEALEGAVDRLEKELGAQKAALAQMEVRVKALEAALAELTQKVQENEAARVKDAQATGKRVYALEERTKALEERVDSRARAQVYAGVGERGPFGGLALGWEEAQVHLGTDRVEASFGAGSVRVAYRSLEGRSEATAQAGLFQGIRLVGELGAGDGGYYFGAGYVEHEPEGGLLPGVHARIGLGAGLVGGEPGRYFVEAQGGALLGPVDLTLGYGRYFGLGSGDTPFSALFATLVYPGEGFFGEARLAYAVPQEDIGRDRGLLVEGEVGFPLAPFRVSLQAGYRDGLWGRGVASHVDRFRFTTATGFYGGVRLSYEVRF; via the coding sequence ATGCGGCGAGTCGCCCTAGCCACCCTTTTGTTGGCGGGTTCGGTGAAGGCCCAGATGGCGGACGTGCCCCCAGGGCATTGGGCCGAGGGGGCGGTGCGGGCCCTCCTGGAGAAGGGCGTCCTCACGGGCTTCCCGGACGGCACCTTCCGGGGGAACCAGGCGGTGAACCGCTACCAGGCGGCGGTCCTGCTCTACCGGGCCTACCTCACCTGGACGGAGGAGGTCCTGGCCCGGGTGCGGAAGGCCCTGGAGGAGGCGGGGGCGGCCCCGGAGCGGATCGCCGAGCTCTACGGGCAGGTGGCCGACCTCCTGGAGGTGGTGCCGGAGGTGAGGCGGGCCCTGGAGGACCAGGGGGTGCGCCTGGAGGCCATGGAGAAGGACCTGGAGGAGGTGCGCCAGGCCCTCCTCACCGCCCTGGAGGCCCAGGCCGCCCTCAAGGACCTGGAGGCCCTGGAGGGGGCGGTGGACCGCTTGGAGAAGGAGCTGGGGGCGCAGAAGGCGGCCCTCGCCCAGATGGAGGTGCGGGTGAAGGCCCTCGAGGCCGCCCTCGCCGAGCTCACCCAAAAGGTCCAGGAGAACGAGGCGGCCCGGGTGAAGGACGCCCAGGCCACGGGCAAGCGGGTCTACGCCCTGGAGGAGAGGACCAAGGCCTTGGAGGAGCGGGTGGACTCCCGGGCGAGGGCCCAGGTCTACGCCGGAGTGGGGGAGAGGGGTCCCTTCGGGGGCCTCGCCCTGGGGTGGGAGGAGGCCCAGGTGCACCTGGGCACCGACCGGGTGGAGGCCTCCTTCGGGGCGGGAAGCGTGCGGGTGGCCTACCGGAGCCTGGAGGGCCGGAGCGAGGCCACCGCCCAGGCCGGGCTCTTCCAGGGCATCCGCCTGGTGGGGGAGCTCGGGGCGGGGGACGGCGGCTACTACTTCGGGGCGGGCTACGTGGAGCACGAGCCCGAAGGCGGCCTCCTCCCCGGGGTGCACGCCCGCATCGGCCTCGGCGCGGGCCTCGTGGGGGGCGAGCCCGGGCGGTACTTCGTGGAGGCGCAAGGAGGCGCCCTCCTGGGCCCCGTGGACCTGACCCTGGGCTACGGACGCTACTTTGGCCTCGGGAGCGGGGACACCCCCTTCTCCGCCCTCTTCGCCACCCTGGTCTACCCCGGGGAGGGCTTCTTTGGGGAGGCGCGCCTGGCCTACGCCGTGCCCCAGGAGGACATCGGGCGGGACCGGGGCCTTCTGGTGGAGGGAGAGGTGGGCTTCCCCCTCGCGCCCTTCCGGGTGAGCCTCCAGGCGGGGTACCGGGACGGGCTTTGGGGGAGGGGCGTGGCCTCCCACGTGGACCGCTTCCGCTTCACCACGGCCACGGGCTTCTACGGGGGCGTGCGGTTGAGCTATGAGGTTCGCTTCTAG
- a CDS encoding helix-turn-helix transcriptional regulator, translating to MLRVYAQAAIGAAAMPVVGFITGKVVGEAMAKFPLLAVVGVVVYAVALAASYAHLRHYYARFDGEGVRASPFIAFAVEVATFYLSFASVVLGSAWALWGSLIGAGVVFWGNLTSMSLGLAERKRGVDARAPAAFPVEPQEVNGAVNTVEPRREEREEALPVPLEKEELSLLGALEVPKGPSALARELGWPKSTVAKRLQRLVSRGLVEARDGVYRRTERASA from the coding sequence GTGCTCAGGGTCTACGCCCAGGCCGCCATCGGCGCCGCCGCGATGCCCGTGGTGGGCTTCATCACGGGAAAAGTGGTGGGGGAGGCTATGGCGAAGTTCCCACTCCTGGCGGTGGTGGGCGTGGTGGTCTACGCCGTGGCCCTGGCCGCGAGCTACGCCCACCTCCGGCACTACTACGCCCGCTTTGACGGCGAGGGGGTGCGGGCCTCCCCCTTCATCGCCTTCGCCGTGGAGGTGGCCACCTTCTACCTCTCCTTCGCCTCCGTGGTCCTGGGGAGCGCCTGGGCCCTCTGGGGGAGCCTCATCGGGGCCGGGGTGGTGTTCTGGGGGAACCTGACCTCCATGAGCCTGGGCTTGGCGGAGCGGAAGCGGGGCGTGGACGCCCGGGCGCCCGCCGCTTTCCCGGTAGAGCCCCAGGAGGTGAACGGGGCCGTGAACACCGTGGAGCCCCGGAGGGAGGAGAGGGAGGAAGCCCTTCCCGTTCCTCTGGAGAAAGAAGAGCTTTCCCTGCTGGGGGCCCTCGAGGTCCCCAAGGGGCCGAGCGCCCTGGCCCGGGAGCTCGGGTGGCCCAAGTCCACGGTGGCCAAGAGGCTCCAGCGCCTGGTGAGCCGGGGCCTGGTAGAAGCGAGGGATGGCGTCTACCGCAGGACGGAGAGGGCTTCGGCCTGA
- a CDS encoding TrbC/VirB2 family protein: MLKKLAKGLKTEHFRFFALALAVGLALFGVAEAQANPADQAFGNVANAICTIVGYLKGPIGLGIIILMFAVGGISLAIGGRNAMPLMIGAGIGGILIAAAPYFAKMFFGSATAPSTAPACTSLFR; this comes from the coding sequence GTGCTGAAGAAGCTGGCTAAGGGTCTTAAGACGGAGCACTTCCGGTTCTTCGCCTTGGCGTTGGCGGTGGGCCTCGCCCTCTTCGGGGTGGCGGAGGCGCAGGCGAACCCGGCGGACCAGGCCTTCGGCAACGTGGCGAACGCCATCTGCACCATCGTGGGCTACCTGAAGGGTCCCATCGGCCTGGGGATCATCATCCTCATGTTCGCCGTGGGTGGCATATCCCTCGCCATCGGTGGGCGCAACGCCATGCCCCTCATGATCGGGGCGGGCATCGGGGGCATCCTCATCGCCGCCGCTCCCTACTTCGCCAAGATGTTCTTCGGGAGCGCCACCGCTCCGAGCACCGCCCCGGCCTGCACGAGCCTCTTCAGATAA
- a CDS encoding VirB4 family type IV secretion system protein, giving the protein MTSASRGSPFSRAREDSLTALLPYWEIQDGLVVLNDGRVEVGVRLELQPTLFASTAYMEGLVGVIKTILRSGVPEGSRARLVVEVSPAPFARVERYRSLEPSHPTARFLQERRYEAWRERWQKGQVLEKRVYLSVLLGRPRHKRRRVPFTPEEWKEVVAEAERVRTRIIRAASAYRVLAFPMGDQELFAVLYRYFNPALALAEVPQYQQTWQRYPREAIRRIPSLRPPTLRAQIARSEVDNSYRDALYVGGMWAGVLSLYTVPDETYAEMGDVLAQAGGDRFYLVMDFLHEPFELAIRALKARARRYYSASQSGTYVDPNVRVGQVETEGAITHVSQTGDHIFQVGASLVLLERDRETLEERVSQAVSTLSQVPGNPFRVLRNGLLAPWLAQAPFSGGVAEEKVYLLETNAAHFFPTTGAWTGSPRPVALFRTRQGALVSVDPFDKRMRNYNGIVVGGSGSGKTFAVQYLLSELLRDEKASVVILDRGKNYQALVEAFGGAMVEIRPGAGTSINPFDLEEGEVEPTPEKKGDLLKLLRAMVPPGGDPTQEAVENAILEAAIDQTYKRATTVDLREDGTEEKRYLGARLSDLVKTLLTLDEIGGRGVSPSEKEVARSLALRLQSWTGDSPMGSFVDRPTSVPVSTARVVCYELEGLDAYEGLDVVGTVLMADLIWKRAKEGKKRGEERNLLVVLDEAWKVFKNPYAASLVEELYRRFRHLGGGIWSITQSLQDYSGESAGRILQNTTWVFLFRVQGEEEHVRRVFGLSDRAMAVWNSLGGVKGLYGEVMVWAVRDDRKEGDVLQLWPTPYDYWLFTSAQEEAARRKALVERYGGDVLKAVVDLAEGRA; this is encoded by the coding sequence ATGACGAGCGCTTCCAGAGGTAGCCCCTTCTCCCGGGCGCGGGAGGACTCCCTCACCGCGCTCTTGCCGTACTGGGAGATTCAGGACGGCCTCGTGGTTCTGAACGACGGGCGGGTGGAGGTGGGGGTCAGGCTCGAGCTCCAGCCCACCCTCTTCGCCAGCACCGCCTACATGGAGGGCCTGGTGGGGGTCATCAAGACCATCCTTCGGAGCGGCGTGCCCGAGGGAAGCCGGGCCCGGCTCGTGGTGGAGGTCTCCCCGGCCCCCTTCGCCCGGGTGGAGCGGTACCGGAGCCTCGAGCCCTCCCACCCCACGGCCCGCTTCCTGCAGGAAAGGCGCTACGAGGCCTGGCGGGAGCGGTGGCAGAAGGGGCAGGTCCTGGAGAAGCGGGTCTACCTCAGCGTCCTCCTGGGCAGGCCCCGGCACAAGCGGCGCCGGGTGCCCTTCACCCCGGAGGAGTGGAAGGAGGTGGTGGCGGAGGCGGAGCGGGTGCGGACCCGGATCATCCGCGCGGCTTCCGCCTACCGCGTCCTCGCCTTCCCCATGGGCGACCAGGAGCTCTTCGCCGTCCTCTACCGCTACTTCAACCCCGCCCTGGCCCTTGCGGAGGTGCCCCAGTACCAACAGACCTGGCAACGCTACCCCCGGGAGGCCATCCGCCGCATCCCTTCTCTCAGGCCCCCCACCCTCCGGGCCCAGATCGCCCGGAGTGAGGTGGACAACTCCTACCGGGACGCCCTCTACGTGGGGGGGATGTGGGCGGGGGTCCTCTCCCTCTACACGGTGCCGGACGAGACCTACGCGGAGATGGGGGACGTGCTGGCCCAGGCCGGGGGGGACCGCTTCTACCTGGTCATGGACTTCCTCCACGAGCCCTTCGAGCTCGCCATCCGGGCCCTCAAGGCCCGGGCGAGGCGGTACTACTCCGCCTCCCAGTCGGGGACCTACGTGGACCCCAACGTGCGGGTGGGGCAGGTGGAGACGGAGGGGGCCATCACCCACGTCTCCCAGACGGGGGACCACATCTTCCAGGTGGGGGCGAGCCTGGTCCTCCTGGAGCGGGACCGGGAGACCCTGGAGGAGCGGGTGAGCCAGGCGGTGAGCACCCTGAGCCAGGTTCCGGGGAACCCCTTCCGGGTCCTCAGGAACGGCCTCCTCGCCCCGTGGCTGGCCCAGGCCCCCTTTTCCGGGGGCGTGGCGGAGGAGAAGGTCTACCTCCTGGAGACCAACGCCGCCCACTTCTTCCCCACCACGGGGGCCTGGACAGGAAGCCCCAGGCCCGTGGCCCTCTTCCGGACCCGCCAGGGGGCCCTGGTCTCCGTGGACCCCTTCGACAAGCGGATGCGGAACTACAACGGCATCGTGGTGGGGGGCTCGGGCTCGGGGAAGACCTTCGCGGTGCAGTACCTCCTCTCGGAGCTCTTGCGGGACGAGAAGGCGAGCGTGGTCATCCTGGACCGGGGCAAGAACTACCAGGCCCTGGTGGAGGCCTTCGGCGGGGCCATGGTGGAGATCCGCCCCGGGGCGGGCACCAGCATCAACCCCTTTGACCTCGAGGAGGGGGAGGTGGAGCCCACCCCGGAGAAGAAGGGGGACCTCCTGAAGCTCCTCCGGGCCATGGTCCCCCCCGGGGGCGACCCCACCCAGGAGGCGGTGGAGAACGCCATCCTGGAGGCGGCCATAGACCAGACCTACAAGCGGGCCACCACCGTGGACCTGAGGGAGGACGGCACCGAGGAGAAGCGCTACCTCGGGGCCAGGCTCTCCGACCTGGTGAAGACCCTCCTCACCCTGGACGAGATCGGGGGGCGGGGGGTGTCCCCCTCGGAGAAGGAGGTGGCCCGAAGCCTCGCCCTCCGGCTCCAGTCCTGGACCGGGGACTCCCCCATGGGCAGTTTCGTGGACCGCCCCACCTCCGTCCCCGTGAGCACGGCCCGGGTGGTGTGCTACGAGCTCGAGGGCCTGGACGCCTACGAGGGCCTGGACGTGGTGGGCACGGTGCTCATGGCCGACCTCATCTGGAAGCGGGCGAAGGAGGGGAAGAAGCGGGGGGAGGAGCGGAACCTCCTGGTGGTCCTGGACGAGGCCTGGAAGGTGTTCAAGAACCCCTACGCCGCGAGCCTGGTGGAGGAGCTCTACCGCCGGTTCAGGCACCTGGGTGGCGGGATTTGGAGCATCACCCAAAGCCTCCAGGACTACAGCGGGGAGAGCGCGGGGAGGATTCTCCAGAACACCACCTGGGTCTTCCTCTTCCGGGTGCAGGGGGAGGAGGAGCACGTGCGAAGAGTCTTCGGCCTCTCCGACCGGGCCATGGCCGTGTGGAATTCCTTGGGGGGCGTCAAGGGGCTTTACGGGGAGGTGATGGTGTGGGCGGTGCGAGACGACCGGAAGGAGGGGGACGTGCTCCAGCTGTGGCCCACGCCCTACGACTACTGGCTCTTCACCAGCGCCCAGGAGGAAGCGGCCCGGAGGAAGGCCTTGGTGGAGAGGTACGGGGGGGATGTCCTCAAGGCGGTGGTGGACCTCGCGGAGGGGCGGGCATGA
- a CDS encoding ATPase, T2SS/T4P/T4SS family — protein sequence MVRLREGFDREFAALMEKLPPWVRKEVEPHGAKLEEIAMDLGAPLAYTVDGAPRFSEREITKEDLSFVLHRVGGFKENNRAGIEGTLHRVSRIQSALGEMTGITIRVGKFVEGVAEPLRPYLLESGGSLLVVGPPRTGKTTLLRDIVRILAERWGPRVVVVDTSNEIGGDGLTAHPGIRPARRMQVPDPPSRNQGRIIYQAIANHSPEVVVVDEIGYNEDVQECLTASRRGVRVVATAHGERLLDALENPALHPVLGEPDLREGRRRTRPSFGMALQVVAKGRYLVYPDLAQALDDLLQGREPEGVELSV from the coding sequence ATGGTGCGGCTTCGCGAGGGGTTTGACAGGGAGTTCGCGGCGCTCATGGAGAAGCTTCCCCCCTGGGTACGCAAGGAGGTGGAGCCCCACGGGGCGAAGCTGGAGGAGATCGCCATGGACCTCGGGGCCCCCCTGGCCTACACCGTGGACGGGGCCCCCCGCTTCTCGGAGCGGGAGATCACCAAGGAGGACCTGAGCTTCGTCCTTCACCGGGTGGGGGGGTTCAAGGAGAATAACCGGGCCGGGATCGAGGGCACCCTCCACCGGGTCTCCCGCATTCAGTCGGCCCTGGGGGAGATGACGGGGATCACCATCCGGGTGGGGAAGTTCGTGGAGGGGGTGGCGGAGCCCCTCAGGCCCTACCTCCTGGAAAGCGGGGGAAGCCTCCTCGTGGTGGGGCCGCCCCGCACGGGGAAGACCACCCTCCTCAGGGACATCGTGCGCATCCTGGCGGAGCGGTGGGGGCCCCGTGTGGTGGTGGTGGACACCTCCAACGAGATCGGGGGGGACGGGCTCACCGCCCACCCGGGGATCCGGCCCGCCCGGAGGATGCAGGTGCCGGACCCCCCCTCCAGGAACCAGGGGCGGATCATCTACCAGGCCATCGCCAACCACTCCCCGGAGGTAGTGGTGGTGGACGAGATCGGCTACAACGAGGACGTGCAGGAGTGCCTCACCGCCTCCCGGAGGGGGGTGCGGGTGGTGGCCACGGCCCACGGGGAGAGGCTTCTGGACGCGCTGGAGAACCCCGCCCTGCACCCCGTTCTCGGGGAGCCGGACCTGAGGGAAGGGAGGCGGAGGACCCGGCCCTCCTTCGGGATGGCCCTCCAGGTGGTGGCGAAGGGGCGCTACCTCGTCTACCCCGACCTGGCCCAGGCTCTGGACGACCTCCTCCAGGGGAGGGAGCCGGAGGGGGTGGAGCTTAGCGTGTAA
- a CDS encoding transglycosylase SLT domain-containing protein → MRRAAYLVLLLGAAFACGHVPQDLWAKTWKYARAWGVDPYLVAAVVWVESGYCTQAMGRAGEVGLGQFMPGTWQRVTGAPLEWRSHPDWALWATAKHLRELWEATRDWRLALAAYNAGLGAVRRGAIPASTQRYVERVLSVYRAWRRG, encoded by the coding sequence GTGAGGCGAGCGGCCTACCTGGTCCTCCTCCTGGGGGCGGCCTTCGCGTGCGGCCACGTCCCCCAGGACCTCTGGGCGAAGACGTGGAAGTACGCCCGGGCCTGGGGGGTGGACCCCTACCTGGTGGCCGCCGTGGTGTGGGTGGAAAGCGGCTACTGCACCCAGGCGATGGGCAGGGCCGGGGAGGTGGGCCTGGGCCAGTTCATGCCGGGCACCTGGCAGAGGGTTACCGGGGCACCCCTGGAGTGGCGCTCCCATCCCGACTGGGCCTTATGGGCCACGGCCAAGCACTTGCGGGAGCTCTGGGAGGCCACCCGGGACTGGCGGCTGGCCCTCGCCGCCTACAACGCCGGGCTCGGAGCGGTGAGGAGAGGGGCCATTCCCGCCTCCACCCAGAGGTACGTGGAGCGGGTGCTTTCGGTCTACCGGGCCTGGCGGAGGGGGTGA